The following DNA comes from Sphingopyxis sp. BSN-002.
TATCCGCAGTGCCGGGCAGGTTGATCGCCTTGCGCAGGCGGCGGATATGGACGTCGACCGTGCGCAGTTCGATGTCGCTGTCCTGGCCCCACACGCTGTCGAGCAGCTGCCCGCGTGAGAAGACACGGCCCGGATGCTCCATGAAATGGCGCAGCAGGCGGAATTCGGTCGGCCCCATCGCGACGATCTGGCCGTTGCGCACAACCTTGTGCGCGACCGAATCGAGCTCGATATCGGCATAGGCGAGGAGTTCGCCGGCCAGCGCGGGGCGGAGGCGCCGCAGCACCGCCGAGACGCGTGCGACAAGTTCGCGCGGGCTGAACGGCTTGGTGACATAGTCGTCGGCGCCGGTTTCGAGGCCGCGGATGCGATCCTCTTCCTCGCCGCGCGCGGTCAGCATGATGATCGGGACGTTCGCCGACTTCGGATTGCGGCGGAGGCGCCGGCACACTTCGATGCCGGGCAGGCTCTCGATCATCCAGTCGAGCAGGACGATGTCGGGAACGCGTTCCTCGACGAGGACGAGCGCCTGCTCGCCGTCGGGGGTCTGGCGGACCGAAAAGCCTTCGCGTGCGAAGTGCCAGACGATCAGCTCGGCGATCGCTTCGTCATCCTCGATGAGAAGCAGGTCGGGCTGCGGCATCAGGCCTGCTCCTGCCCCGAGGCTGCGCCTTCGGGCGTCTGGCCGCGCTCGCGTTCCTCCATATGTTCGCCGGTGACGACATAATAGACCATCTCGGCGATGTTCGTCGCATGGTCGCCCATGCGTTCGAGGTTCTTGGCGACGAACAGCAGGTGTGCGCTTTCGGTGATGTGCTTCGGATTTTCCATCATGAAGGTCACGAGCGTGCGGAAGATGCTGTTGTAGAAATCGTCGACATTCTTGTCGCGCACCGTCACCCGCACCGCGAGCTCGGGATCGCGCGCGGCGAAGCTGTCGAGCGCGTCGTGGATCAGCTCGGCGACCGCCGCCGACATCGACATCAGCACCGGGATCGCCTCGATCTGCCGCGTCTGGTCCATCAGCGCGACGCGCTTGGCGATATTCTTCGCATAGTCGCCGATACGTTCGACGACCGACACGATCTTCAGCGCCGCGATCATCTCGCGCAGATCATCGGCCATCGGGGCACGCAGCGCGATCGTCTGGACCGCGAGCTGTTCGACCTCGGCTTCGAGCGCGTCGATCTTCTTGTCGTCGCGCACGACCTGCGCGGCGAGGTCGAGGTCGCCGTTGTTGAGCGCGTTCATCGCCTGCAGCAGCGCCTGCTCGGCGCGGCCGCCCATCTCGCTGATCAGGCCGCGGAGGCGGTTCAGATCCTCGTCGAAAGCCTTGACGGTATGATCGTTGGTAACTGCCATCTGCTTCGTCCTTCTTCGGCCGGGCTTAACCGTAGCGGCCGGTGATATAGTCCTTGGTGCGTTCCTGCTTCGGGTTGGTGAAGATGTCGGTGGTCTTGCCGTACTCGACCAGCGTCCCGAGGTGGAAAAAGGCGGTGCGCTGCGACACGCGGGCCGCCTGCTGCATATTGTGGGTGACGATCACGATCGCATATTTGCCGCGCAGTTCGTGGATCAGCTCCTCGATCTTCGCGGTCGCGATCGGGTCGAGCGCCGAGCAGGGCTCGTCCATCAGGATGACTTCGGGATCGACCGCGATCGCGCGCGCGATGCACAGGCGCTGTTGCTGGCCGCCCGACAGCGCGGTGCCGCTTTCGCCGAGACGGTCCTTGACCTCGTCCCAAAGGCCGGCGCGAACCAGCGCGCGTTCGACGATGACGTCGAGGTCGGCCTTGCCCGGCGCGAGGCCATGGATGCGCGGGCCATAGGCGACATTGTCATAGATCGACTTGGGGAAGGGGTTCGGCTTCTGGAACACCATGCCGACGCGGGCGCGGAGCTGCACCACGTCCATCGACGGGGCATAGATGTCCTCGCCGTCGAGCTCGATCCTGCCGATCACGCGGGCGCTCGCGACAGTGTCGTTCATGCGGTTGAGCGAGCGCAGAAAGGTCGACTTGCCGCAGCCCGACGGGCCGATGAAGGCGGTGACCAGGTCGGTGCCGACGTCGATCGACACGTCGTGGATCGCCTGTTTCTCGCCATAGAAGACGTTGACGCCGTGCGCCTTCATCTTGGGGTCGGCGATGATGAGATCGTCTTGGGTCATGTTCACCAGCGTTTTTCGAACTTGTTGCGAAGATAGATCGCGAGGGCGTTCATCGACAGCAGCACGATAAGCAGCACGATGATCGCGGCGGAGGTTTTCTCGACAAAGCCCCGGTCGACTTCGTCCGACCAGAGGAAGATCTGCATCGGTAGCACCGTCGCCGGCGAGCAGATGCCGCTGGGCACGTCGCCGATAAAGGCGCGCATGCCGACGAGGAGCAGCGGGGCGGTCTCGCCCAGCGCGCGCGCCATGCCGATGATCGTCCCGGTCAGGATGCCGGGGAGCGCGAGCGGCAGGACGTGGTGAAACACGACCTGCACCGGGCTGGCGCCGACGCCCAATGCGGCGTCGCGGATCGACGGCGGGACCGCCTTGATCGCGTTGCGACTGGCGATGACGATCACGGGCATCGTCATCAGCGCCAGCGTCAGGCCGCCGACGAGCGGGCTTGCCTGACAGATACCGAACCAGTTGATGAACACCGCAAGCGCAAGCAGGCCGAAGATGATCGAGGGCACTGCGGCCAGATTGTTGATCGACACCTCGATCAGGTCGGTCCAGCGGTTCTTCGGCGCATATTCCTCAAGATACAGCGCCGCGAGGACGCCGGTCGGGAAAGCGATCAGGAAGGCGATGAAGATCGTCAGCAACGACCCCTTGAGCGCGCCCCAGATGCCCGCGACCGCGGGATCGGTGGCGTCGGCATTCCTGAAGAAGGGCGTGTGCAGCCCGGTCGACAGCTTGCCGTCCTTCTCCAGCGCATCGACCTTCGCGCCGATCGCTCCCTTCGCGCCTTCCTTGGCGGCGATGTCGACCTCGGACGAAGCGGGGAGGTGGAAGGTCGTCTTGCCCTTCAAAAGCTCCGGGTCGTCCTTGATCGCGGTACGGACTTCCTTCCACGCATTCTCGCTGATCATCTTCGACCCGTCGGGGCCGAGCGCCTCGTCGGCGGCGAAGGCGACGATGTCGGCGAGGCCCGCGTTCGCGATCACCTGATCGGCGTCGGCATCGCCGAGCCGCGACGCATCGACGGTCAGCGGCATCGCCTTGAAGTCGATCGGAACTTCCACATTCGTGTAAGTGAAACCGCGCAGGCCGTTGCCGACCATCACGAACAGCAGGAAGGCGAGGAAAAAGCCGGAGAGCAGGACCGCGCCCAGCCCGAACAGCTTGAAGCGGCGCTCGGCGGCGTAGCGGCCCGCGATGCGTTTCTGCATCGTCGCGCCTTTCCAGTCGGTCGGGGCGGTCTCTCTATTCATATGCTTCGCGATACTTTTTGACGATGCGCAGCGCGACGATGTTGAGCAGCAAGGTCACGATGAACAGCACGAGGCCGAGCGCGAAGGCGGCGAGCGTCTTGGCGCTGTCGAATTCCTGGTCGCCCGTGAGCAGCTTGACGATCTGCGCGGTCACCGTGGTGACGCTGGCGAAGGGGTTGGCGGTGAGGTTGGCGGAGAGGCCCGCGGCCATCACCACGATCATCGTCTCGCCGATCGCGCGGCTGACCGCGAGCAGGATGCCGCCCATCACGCCGGGCAGCGCGGCGGGGATCAGCACCTGACGGATCGTCTCGTTCGGCGTCGCGCCGAGCGCAAGCGAGCCGTCGCGCATCGCCTGCGGCACCGCGTTGATGCTGTCGTCGGCCATCGACGAGACGAAGGGGATGATCATCACGCCCATCACGATACCCGCGGCGAGCGCGCTTTCGGTCGAGGCGTTCGGAATGCCGAGCATCACCGCGAATTCGCGCAGCGCCGGCGCGACGGTCAGCGCGGCGAAATAGCCGTAGACGACGGTCGGGACGCCCGCGAGGATCTCGAGCAAGGGCTTGACCCAGCGGCGCACGCGCGGCGCGGCATATTGGGTAAGGTACACCGCGGTCATCATCCCGATCGGGATCGCGACGATCATCGCGATGATTGCGCCGATCAGCACCGTGCCCCAGAACAGCGGGATGCCGCCGAAGGTGTCGGGCTGCGGCGCGCCGCTCGTCGGCGCCCACTCGGTCCCGAACAGCAGCTCGGCGGGCGAGACGAGGCGGAAGAAGCGGATCGATTCGAACAGCAACGACAATACGATGCCGAAGGTCGTCAGGATCGCGACGAGCGAGGCGAGAAGCAGCAGCCCCATGACGATCTTCTCGACCCTTGTCCGGGCGCGGAAGTCGGGCTTGATCCGCGTGAAGGCATAGAGGCCGCCCGCCAGCGCGAGCGCCAGCATCGCGGCGATGCCGATCCATGCATAGAAATGCGTCGCGTCGGCATAGGGCCTGACCAGCGGCGCCGCGGCGGGCAGCCGCACTGCGGCTTGTGCGCCCTGCGCGACGCTCCGTGCGTCGGACAGGATCGCGCCGCGTTCGAAGCCGAAGGCGGGCAGGCTCTGCGCCGCGTCGCTCGACAGCACCGAATTGGTGATCAGTGCGGGCGACACCGCCGACCAGACGGCGAGGAAGATCGCGGCGGGGGCGAACAGCCACAGCGCGACATACCAGCCATGATATTGCGGGCGCGAGTGCAGCTTGCTGCCCGCGCGGCCCGCCAGCATCAGCGAGCGCGCCCGGCCGGCGAGCCAGCCGATCAGGGCAAGCCCTCCGATCAGCAGCAGTAAGGCGGCGGCGTTGAAAGTCACATCGTCCCCGTTATCGCATCGACATCATCGCGTCCGACCCAAAGCCGGTCGGCGTGGCAGTTTGATGACTCTTGTCACAATTTACAGCCGCATGGAGCGCCTTAATTCCGCTCGTGTCGAGCGAAGTCGAGACACCCATCAGTCTTGCGCAATCCTGTGGGGCATCTCGACTTCGCTCGATGCGAACGGAGAAGGGATTGCCCGGGCAGGATATGCAAAAAAGCGGTGGCCGGGGAAGGGGATGTGGCCCCTCCGGTCCGGCCACCGGCGGGAGGGTTACTTGAGCTCGGCGCCGTCGAGGGCGGTCATGCCCTTGGCGTTCGCCGCGGCCTTGTCGGCAACGGCCTTCGGCGAGACGACCAGACCCTTGGGGGCCAGATAGCCGCCCTCGGCCGCGCCCTTCAGGAACTCGGCGATATATTCGGCGAGGCCGGGGATTACGCCGACATGCGCTTTCTTGACATAGATGAACAGCGGGCGCGAACCCGGATAGCTGCCATCGGCGATCGCGGCATAGGTGGGGGCGACGCCCTGCACCGGCACGGCCTTGATCTTGTCCTTGTTGGCATCGAGATAGCTGAAGCCGAAGATGCCGAGGCTATCGGGGTTCTTGTCGAGCTTCGAGATGATGAGGTTATCATTCTCGCCCTGTTCGACATAGAAGGGCGCGCCGCGCAGCGTGGTGCAGGTCGCCTCATGCTTGTCCTTGTCGCTGTCCTTCAGCGCCTTCATCTCGGCATTGGCGTCGCAGCCCTTGCCCATGATCAGCTCCTTGAACGCGTCATAGGTGCCGCTGGTCGACGGCGGGCCGAAGACCGAGATCGCGACCGCGGGAAGCGCCGGGTTGACGTCCTTCCACGTCTTGGCGGTGTTCGGCTTGCCATAGGGGTTCGCCGCGAGCGCCTTGTAGACGTCTTCCTCGCTCAGCTTGAAGCCGGGGCCGCGCTGCGCTTCGCCGAGCGCGATGCCGTCGATGCCGACCTGGATTTCGACGATGTCCTTGACGCCGTTCTTGGCGCAGGTGTCGAATTCCTTCTTCTTCATGCGGCGCGAGGCGTTCGCGATGTCGGGCGTGTCGCCGCCGACGCCGGCACAGAAACGCTCGAAACCGCCACCGGTGCCGGTGCTGTCGATCTTCGGAACCTTGTTGCCGGTCGCTTCGGCGAACTTCTCACCGACTGCGGTCGCAAAGGGATAGACGGTCGAGGAGCCGACGGCGCTGATATAGTCGCGCGCGCCGCCACCCGACGAAGCCTGGTCCTGACAGGCGGAAAGCGCCAGCGCGGCAGTCGCGGCGCAGGCGATGAGGGCAAATTTCTTGGCCATGGAATAAATCCTGTAGAGGGGGTCGTTACCGAACCAAGCCACCACCCCTGCGGCGACTCGCTGACTGCCCTCTGATGGATTTGTGTGACGCGTTTGTGACAGGGAGTGTCATGGAAGTGTCATGAGAAGTCGAGAATTGAGATCGACTGGAGGAAGGCTAAAGACTACGCTACACGAGGTGCTTGATAGACCAATCGGTCAGACAAGGGGCAAGGCAGTAAAAATGAACGATCCGCAAATTGATTGGGTTGATCGCGACGAAGAGTTCGACGACGATGAAGCTGAGGAATCTTCCGCTGACCTAACTTTGACCGAAGCAAAATTTGATGGTTTAGTGGTTGCGCCCGCAGACTGGACGATTGAGACGCTTTATACTCAGATTGGGAAGCAGATAGATCTCGATCCAGATTTTCAAAGGCGGAATGTTTGGAATGCGAAGGCAAAATCAAGATTTATCGAGTCGCTGCTCTTAGGAATTCCTATTCCGCAGATACTTCTATCTTCAAAACCGGGGGTGAAAAGCTCTTTTCTTGTTCTCGATGGGAAGCAGCGCTTGCTTACCATCAAAGAGTTCATCGACGGAAAGCTGCCAAACGGTCGCAAATTTCGATTGAAGGATTTGCGGGTTTTGAAGGTTTTTGAAGGCAAAACATGGGAGCAGATGTCAGCCGATCGAGATGTTGCAGGCAAGCTTCTCAATGAGACGCAGCGCACGACCGTGTTGAGGGGGTGGACTGACGAGTCTGTTCTCTATGAGATATTCTATCGCCTCAATTCTGGCTCAGTTAAGCTATCGCCGATGGAATTGAGGATGTCGCTCTATCCTGGAGAGTTTCTCAAATTTATCCTTAGGTGGACCGAAAACATTGGTCCGGTTCACCATCTGCTAAAAAAACGCTCCCCAGACCCAAGGATGGGAGATGTGGAGTTAGCCGTTAGGTATCTTGCATTTACCGATTTGGATATAGAATATACGGGCGACCTAAAGAAATTTCTCGATAGCACTTGTGAATCATATAACATAAAATTCGATGATCGCGACTTCGTGAGATCGGTCGAAGATCGTCTAGCTCAGCTTGATGCCGCAATTGAAGCTGGGATAAATATATTTGGAGAAAGTGGTTTTTGTAGGAAATATATTAAGGGTAATTTTGAAAGTAGATTTAACAGGGCGATATTCGATATAATGTCATTCACTCTATCTATTGTTGAATTTAGGAAATGGGCGTTATCGAATGGTTCGGCTCTTGTCGATGAGTTTAAACGTTTGTCGGCCAGCGATGTCGATTTTTCTCGGTCTATTGAGACTACGACAAAGTCCATTGAATCGACTTCTGCTAGGTTCTCGAAGTGGATTGATGCCGTCTCCGCTTTGTCGGGGATTAAGCTGCCGCAGCCTAGCATCAAATAGGCGGGCCTATGCCGAGCGCCCTCTATCAAAAAATGGTAGCTGACCTGCTTGAGGCTAGAAAAATAGCCTACAAGGTGCCGCTCTATCAGTGCAATACGGTGGTTCAAGAGCTAAAAATTAAATCTCTTATGTTTCTAAGTCACGCAATTATAGAAGAGTATTTGGAAACTATAGCTCTAGATACCGCTCAGAAGGCTGTGGGAATATATGATGGAGAAAATCGGATAACGAGAGCGTTGGTCGGCTTGATTTCAAGTGGACTCATTGGAAGAGTTGAGGAGTCGGGGCTCAACAAAAAGATAAAGAAAGAACCGTTTGAGAATATATCTTTGTTCTCTAGCCATGCTTTTGGCAGATTTAAATCGTTGATTGGCGATAACAATGGGATTCGCGTAACTGATCAAATGAAAATGCTTCTGCCAGTGGGCATAGATCCTGGAACGGAAGACCCAGTCACGATGGCCGCTTTGGATTCTTTTGGAGGAAAACGGGGAGCAATCGCCCACACGTTCAAGATTGCTAAGAGTCATACTCTGAGCGAGATTGAGGGAGATATTACTACCATCAGAAACGGCCTTGTGAATTACGATAATGCATGTTTGGCGGCGCTTGCATAAATGATCCTCATCACCGGCCACGTCATCCTCACCCCCGAGCATCGCGAGCGCATGATTGCGCTCGGCGCCGAGCATAGCGCGCGGTCGCGGGCGGAGCCGGGGTGTCTCGCGCATCATTGCCATGTCGATGTCGAGGACGCGCTGCGGCTCGTCTTCGTCGAGGAGTGGGAGAGCATCGACGCGGTGCGCACCCATTTCGCGGTGCCCGCGTCGGGCGCCTTCGTCGCCGAAATGCGCGCGCTCTCGCCGCGGCCGCCGGTGATCCGCATTTACGCCGCCGAGGATATTACGGCGAAGCTGATGGGGTAGGGGTGGCCGCGGTCGCAGCGGTTCTTATTCCGTCATGCCGGGCTTGACCCGGCACCCGCCTCCCTTCTGAAAGACAAGGCAGGCCCCGGATCAAGTCCGGGGTGACGAAGATGGACGCGGGATGCGCGCGCGCCGCAACGAAAAACGCCCCGGACTCGCATCCGGGGCGCTTCTCCAATTCCTCGCGAAAGCTCAGCCGCCGGTCGGCGTCGTCGCGGCGGCGGGTTCGGCCGCGGGCGCTGCCGGCGCCGCGGCGGGCGTCACGGCGGGCGCCAGCGTCGCCGTCGGCACGATCTTCGCGCCGGCGGGGATGACATAGGGCAGCGCGTCGGCGGTGCGCGCGCTCAGTTGCTGACCGACCGGGATGATCGCCGACTTGCCGGTGACGAACGCACCGAACACGCCGACCGCGACCGCCGCGCCGACGGCGGCGCCGGTGTTGCCCTGGCCTTCCTGCCGGTGCTTGCCCGCCAGGTTCAGCTTTTGCCCGTTCGGCATCGTCAGGTCGTTGAAGGTGATTTCCATCTTCGCCGACTTGCCGAATGCGCCCTTGCCGGTGCGCCATGTCACGGTGCCGCGCGCCGGGGTGCCCTTCGGGATCACGATCACGCCATTGTGCATCACGTCGAACACGCTGTGCATCAGCACGACGTCGCCCTCGCGAAGCTGCTTGCTCGATGCCTCGGCGTCGGGCGTCAGCACGACCTCGGTATAGGACGGCAGCATCAGGCCCGGCGCGACCGCGGCGATCGCGGCCGGAGCGGCGGCGCTTTCGGTGGCGACCTCGGCCGCGGCGGCGGGTTCGGCGGCGGCCGCGGGTGCGGCGGCTTCCTGAGCCTGTGCGGTGGCGGCGAGCATCGCAAAAGAACCCGCCAAAGCGGTAGCGACCCGTAACGATTTCATAGACATTCCCCCATTGCCGCAGCGTGCGGCTCCCCCTTGCCGCAGGACGCGGCCATGACGTCATGCTGGGGCGGAAATTTCTTGTCAATCGGGGACATTGCCAATGTCGATCCATTGCGCGGCGCGCCCGGTTTTGGCACAGCGGCGGCGGCAAGCCGGGGGACATATGAGCGGGTTCGAATTCATCTTTTCACTGTTCGGGCTGATCCTCGGCCTTGCGCTGGCCGAGGGGCTGGGCGGATTGAGCCGCGCGCTGAAGGCGAGCCACAGGGTGCGCATCGGCTGGCCGACCGCGCTGCTCGGGCTGTTCGTGTCGTGCGACGTCGTGACCTTCTGGATGTACGGCTGGTCGCTGCGCGATCTGCTGCCGCTGAGCTGGCCGGTCCTGTTCGGCGGGTTCATCGTCACCGCCATCTATTTCGTCGCGGCCAGCCTGGTCTTTCCCGACGATCCCGAGGCATGGGCCGACCTGAACGCGCATTTCGACAAGCAAAGGCGGCTGGTGCTCGGCGGAATCCTGCTGTGCAACGTCGCGCTGATCGTGACGACGATCGCGCTTGTCGGCACCGCATGGATCGGCGGCCTGCGCACGATCGTCGTGACGTGGAGCTTCTTTCCGGTCGCGGCGCTGGCGATCTGGGCAAAGGACCGGCGCGTCGTGTGTGCCTGCCTGATCTGGCTGATCGCCACCTATCCGCTGTCGGCGGTGTGGCATTGATCTGATTCCCCTCCCATTTATGGGAGGGGTCGGGGGAGGGGATGTCGATATCGCGCGGGAGGCTACAGGCCCTCCCCAAACCCCTCCCTGAAGGGAGGGGCTTTCGTCATTTCCCCAGCAACGGCTTCAGATACTGCCCGGTGAAACTCCGCGGTTCCTTCACCACCTGTTCGGGGGTACCCGCGGCGACGATCTCGCCGCCCTTGACCCCGCCCTCGGGGCCGAGGTCGAGGATATAGTCGGCGGTCTTGATGACATCCAGATTATGCTCGATCACGACGACGCTGTTGCCCTGATCGACGAGCGCCTGCAGCACTTCGAGCAGCTTGCGGACATCCTCGAAATGCAGGCCGGTCGTCGGCTCGTCGAGGATATAGAGCGTCTGCCCGGTCGAACGCCGCGACAGCTCCTTCGCCAGCTTCACCCGCTGCGCCTCGCCCCCCGACAGCGTCGTCGCCTGCTGCCCGACCTTGATATAGCCGAGCCCGACGCGAACGAGCATCGCCATCTTCTCGCGGATCGACGGCACCGCCTTGAAGAACTCCGCCGCATCCTCGACCGTCATGTCGAGCACGTCGGCGATGCTCATCCCCTTGAACTTCACCTCGAGCGTTTCGCGGTTGTAGCGTTTGCCGTGGCACGTCTCACACGTCACATAGACGTCGGGCAGGAAGTGCATCTCGATCTTGATCAGCCCGTCGCCGGTGCAGGTCTCGCAACGTCCGCCCTTGACGTTGAAG
Coding sequences within:
- the phoU gene encoding phosphate signaling complex protein PhoU — protein: MAVTNDHTVKAFDEDLNRLRGLISEMGGRAEQALLQAMNALNNGDLDLAAQVVRDDKKIDALEAEVEQLAVQTIALRAPMADDLREMIAALKIVSVVERIGDYAKNIAKRVALMDQTRQIEAIPVLMSMSAAVAELIHDALDSFAARDPELAVRVTVRDKNVDDFYNSIFRTLVTFMMENPKHITESAHLLFVAKNLERMGDHATNIAEMVYYVVTGEHMEERERGQTPEGAASGQEQA
- the phoB gene encoding phosphate regulon transcriptional regulator PhoB encodes the protein MPQPDLLLIEDDEAIAELIVWHFAREGFSVRQTPDGEQALVLVEERVPDIVLLDWMIESLPGIEVCRRLRRNPKSANVPIIMLTARGEEEDRIRGLETGADDYVTKPFSPRELVARVSAVLRRLRPALAGELLAYADIELDSVAHKVVRNGQIVAMGPTEFRLLRHFMEHPGRVFSRGQLLDSVWGQDSDIELRTVDVHIRRLRKAINLPGTADIIRTVRSAGYALDAGKSI
- the pstC gene encoding phosphate ABC transporter permease subunit PstC, whose product is MTFNAAALLLLIGGLALIGWLAGRARSLMLAGRAGSKLHSRPQYHGWYVALWLFAPAAIFLAVWSAVSPALITNSVLSSDAAQSLPAFGFERGAILSDARSVAQGAQAAVRLPAAAPLVRPYADATHFYAWIGIAAMLALALAGGLYAFTRIKPDFRARTRVEKIVMGLLLLASLVAILTTFGIVLSLLFESIRFFRLVSPAELLFGTEWAPTSGAPQPDTFGGIPLFWGTVLIGAIIAMIVAIPIGMMTAVYLTQYAAPRVRRWVKPLLEILAGVPTVVYGYFAALTVAPALREFAVMLGIPNASTESALAAGIVMGVMIIPFVSSMADDSINAVPQAMRDGSLALGATPNETIRQVLIPAALPGVMGGILLAVSRAIGETMIVVMAAGLSANLTANPFASVTTVTAQIVKLLTGDQEFDSAKTLAAFALGLVLFIVTLLLNIVALRIVKKYREAYE
- the pstB gene encoding phosphate ABC transporter ATP-binding protein PstB, whose product is MTQDDLIIADPKMKAHGVNVFYGEKQAIHDVSIDVGTDLVTAFIGPSGCGKSTFLRSLNRMNDTVASARVIGRIELDGEDIYAPSMDVVQLRARVGMVFQKPNPFPKSIYDNVAYGPRIHGLAPGKADLDVIVERALVRAGLWDEVKDRLGESGTALSGGQQQRLCIARAIAVDPEVILMDEPCSALDPIATAKIEELIHELRGKYAIVIVTHNMQQAARVSQRTAFFHLGTLVEYGKTTDIFTNPKQERTKDYITGRYG
- a CDS encoding DUF262 domain-containing protein is translated as MNDPQIDWVDRDEEFDDDEAEESSADLTLTEAKFDGLVVAPADWTIETLYTQIGKQIDLDPDFQRRNVWNAKAKSRFIESLLLGIPIPQILLSSKPGVKSSFLVLDGKQRLLTIKEFIDGKLPNGRKFRLKDLRVLKVFEGKTWEQMSADRDVAGKLLNETQRTTVLRGWTDESVLYEIFYRLNSGSVKLSPMELRMSLYPGEFLKFILRWTENIGPVHHLLKKRSPDPRMGDVELAVRYLAFTDLDIEYTGDLKKFLDSTCESYNIKFDDRDFVRSVEDRLAQLDAAIEAGINIFGESGFCRKYIKGNFESRFNRAIFDIMSFTLSIVEFRKWALSNGSALVDEFKRLSASDVDFSRSIETTTKSIESTSARFSKWIDAVSALSGIKLPQPSIK
- the pstA gene encoding phosphate ABC transporter permease PstA: MNRETAPTDWKGATMQKRIAGRYAAERRFKLFGLGAVLLSGFFLAFLLFVMVGNGLRGFTYTNVEVPIDFKAMPLTVDASRLGDADADQVIANAGLADIVAFAADEALGPDGSKMISENAWKEVRTAIKDDPELLKGKTTFHLPASSEVDIAAKEGAKGAIGAKVDALEKDGKLSTGLHTPFFRNADATDPAVAGIWGALKGSLLTIFIAFLIAFPTGVLAALYLEEYAPKNRWTDLIEVSINNLAAVPSIIFGLLALAVFINWFGICQASPLVGGLTLALMTMPVIVIASRNAIKAVPPSIRDAALGVGASPVQVVFHHVLPLALPGILTGTIIGMARALGETAPLLLVGMRAFIGDVPSGICSPATVLPMQIFLWSDEVDRGFVEKTSAAIIVLLIVLLSMNALAIYLRNKFEKRW
- a CDS encoding putative quinol monooxygenase, whose amino-acid sequence is MILITGHVILTPEHRERMIALGAEHSARSRAEPGCLAHHCHVDVEDALRLVFVEEWESIDAVRTHFAVPASGAFVAEMRALSPRPPVIRIYAAEDITAKLMG
- a CDS encoding substrate-binding domain-containing protein; the encoded protein is MAKKFALIACAATAALALSACQDQASSGGGARDYISAVGSSTVYPFATAVGEKFAEATGNKVPKIDSTGTGGGFERFCAGVGGDTPDIANASRRMKKKEFDTCAKNGVKDIVEIQVGIDGIALGEAQRGPGFKLSEEDVYKALAANPYGKPNTAKTWKDVNPALPAVAISVFGPPSTSGTYDAFKELIMGKGCDANAEMKALKDSDKDKHEATCTTLRGAPFYVEQGENDNLIISKLDKNPDSLGIFGFSYLDANKDKIKAVPVQGVAPTYAAIADGSYPGSRPLFIYVKKAHVGVIPGLAEYIAEFLKGAAEGGYLAPKGLVVSPKAVADKAAANAKGMTALDGAELK